The Rhipicephalus microplus isolate Deutch F79 chromosome 4, USDA_Rmic, whole genome shotgun sequence sequence tgtgtgtgtgtgtgtgtgtgcgtgcgtgcgtgcgcgcgcgcgcgcgcgcgcgcgcgtgtgtgtgtgtgtgtgtgtgtgtgtgtgtgtgtgtgtgtgtgtgtgtgtgtgtgtgtgtgtgtgtgtaggagtgtgtgtgtaacaaaacatattattgagtatgcacttagcggttgaagtgCGCACTAGGGACCAGATTTCGCTATGGCTtttaactcttaaaggcgaagcttaagggtcctgcAATTTTTTTCGTGACGCTTTTGAGTCATTTTTGCTCATCCTAAAATAAGCGAGAATGTACTTCCAAAAAGGCTGGTCAAGCACAGTGCGCGATGTAAACGAGTGCAAGCAGTCAGCTCGATTGCATTGACCAATATGGAGTTGCGAATACGACTCTGAAGAGAGAATGACACAGACAtgaaagcgaaaaaaagaaaacggccgATATTTTACATGAAGTTGAGTGACCTAGAGAGTCTAAATGAGACCTTGGAGTTAGTTACAAATAAGTTTCACAAGTTTACAGCATTTGGAACCAAACAAGCGAGCGAAAGTAATAGTCGCGCTGAAACAATACAGTCTTGGCTGCTATTGGTAGCATAACTATAAATCCCAATTGATAGCAGACAATAATGACGTTTAAACAGCGTGATATTCGCTTTATTTTTcatgaaataaaaattcttcaCGTAACTTCTGTGGGTAACAACAGCACTCACTTGCGTTTCTATGTTTGACGAACTgtcacaattatttttttttttttggcactgtgACCCTGAAAAATGCGCACGTAGTTGCGCAAGCCAACGGGACGATTCGTATAAATTTAGATTCTTGGATATTCGAGATTTTAACAGATCGCAAGTACCATATACTTATGCTTccagtataagaaaaaaaaacacagatgaAGCGCTTAGGCTTTCTTCATCGCACATCTTCATCGGCAAACACCGGTCTAAAACCAACAACGATCTTTCAACATACCATTCAACACCATCAGCTTGTCTTCTACGAAACACTACATCAGAACACTATAGAGGTGGTCACAAAATGCTATATCTGCGTGTATGGACGCGCTCGCTACAGACTTTGCGTGTATGTGCTACAGTGTTCTATAACTAACACAGCTGTACAGTGGTGGCTTTTCTGACTATCAACATTTTAAGCAACGCTGCATACTGAGATAGCTCTACCGAAGACGCATTATCCTGTATTCAAAACGTAATCAAATACGCATCACACAATGTTTAGCAGTGACTAAAGCCACTACTAGGCTTCGGCATTTTCCCGTGAAATGGTGAAATAGGAACAGTAATAAAAGCACAATATAAGGCCAAGTTCACAACCAAACAATACTTTTCAGAAGCAATGCCCCTGTCACAACAGCGAAAGGCGCCTATGAGAATAAGTATAGTTGCGTCGGTATTGAGAAATGCAAATTAGCAAGTATTTGATGTCACGCGGAAAAATAAACAACCTCTAGGTGTTTGTTCGTGCTATGCTCACAGGGAAAACAACAGTCTATCGGCCCGAATAAAACAACGGAAACATTAACCCTACGATTACTGAACTGTCTGGTCGTGGCGAGTGTTAAAAGCGTCCTTTAAGTTCACAACACCACACGTTACCTGCGCGATATTTTCAGCCGACTTTTGGTCCGCTGAAATTCAATAAATATGTTTCGCATCCTATATGGTCGTGAGATGACAGTTTTTCTCTTGGTCTGCGCTTTAAAATCTTCCCAAAAGTGGTGTATGGTTATATTAACAAGGAATAACATTTTTATAGACAGACGGAACATTTCTGGTCCCTAAATATGCTGGCGTGAGTACGTTCCATCTCACACAAATGAGTGATTGCGTACTTAGCGGCGCGGTCGGCCGAAATCGCCACGGAAATGTGCATGGTACACGGCGGTATATACTTTGAAACAACACGTACAGTACGCAAAACAGGCAAATTGCTCGGACGGTGAACGACCTGGAAGCGCAACATTGCATACAAAAAAACGACTTCCTCCATATAATAGGAAGAAATGAAAAATTAACATTCAATGTCCCTACGTAAGCGTCATGACAccgagaaaaataaaaacacaaaaaacaacaccGACATCGGTTGCCTCCTTAAGATCACATAAGCGTGAGATGATGAAATAAAATCAACAGATCGATTAGACTGAGTCGACGTCGCCAAGCAGCGTCCAGTGCGTGATGTCCGGTGAGTGTGCGGCGAGTTGCATCACAATAATTCTTGGCCTGTTCGTGAGATGTCGCTGCGAATGAGCCCGTTGTGATACAACTGCAGTAATGATCGATGAGCCATCGTAATGGAAACTTTGGCGCTGAAACAGGCACCGAACTGGTAAAAGTAATGAGtgaaaatgaacaaaaacaatCAGTACGAAAAGATCACAGAACACTTAGCGGCTTCGTCGCGATTTCGTCGTCACGTGACAGCCGAGGACTTGCGGCAGTAACAGAAGTAGGCGAAGTCAAACAAGAGCCGCTGGCACACGAATTCGGTGCGCTGCAGCTTATCGCGGAAGGCGACCATCTCCTTGGCGGTCGTGTAGTGCGCGGTCACCGCCCTCTTCACCTCGCACACGGACTCGATGCGCAGCGAGTTGAACCCTTCGACTTGGACTCGACGCACGCCGATGCTCTCGGCGCACGAACCGGTGATGTAGGCGTCCTCGATCGGGAACGGCCTGACGTGTCCCGTGGCCCGATACAGGGCGTCGACGACGTCGCCTCCGATGACGTAGGCCGAACCACCGACGTAGTCGGGATACATGTCGCCCGGGTACTCGTCGGCCGTCACGTACCACTTGTTGGTCAGGTCGCGAATGGGCTGGCTCATCTGGTACAGCTTGCCGTAGATGGCGTCTCCGGAGCGGGACTGCATGGcggcgaagaagttgcccgcgtTGAGGTACGTGTCGTCGTCCACTTTGACGACGAACCGGGCGCCGGGGCAGAAGCGGGTCGTCCACCGGAGCATCATGATGGACTTGAGCGTAACGTTGCGGTACGAGTCCAAGAACGCCTCCTGAATGAGGTCGCCGTGCACCGAGGCCTCACTCTCGATGGCCGACTGAAGCCTCGAGTCGTTGCCGGCGCCCAGCAAGAAGGCCACCCGGTTGCCGGTGAATGCGAGGACGTCGCGTCCCCAGGTGCCTCGGATGGCGTTGCGGCGGTCGACGTTGCCCATCGCGGACGATATGAGGAATAAGTAGTCGATGCGGTGCCGGTGGTCGTCCGTGCCGTTGCCGCGACACAGTCCCTCCTGGTTGATGAGGTACTCGAAGGGAGGACTGTAGACGCGGCTGCTGGTGAATGTTCGACGTGGCTGCTGCTGAGTCTGCTTGGAACTTGCAACTGCCTGGGACGGCAGCGAGACGGGAAGCGCGAAGGACCGGCGCCGCGCAGTGACAGTTCGACCGTCATAGATCCGCGTTGCGCTGCTGGCAAAGTGGGTCAGGCTGGCCAGCACCGTGATCGCAGCCACACCGGCGGCCGCGAATCGGGCAAAGCGCCGTTTCCTCATGGACCACATCGCGGAATCCTGCGAAACAAGACGGAGAAGGAGGCGATTAAAGAAGGGTTTCAATGGACATTCTGAAAATTATATTTCATCCTTCAGTCGTGTTTAATAGAGTACGCTTCATTACtatccattctttttttttaatttcaagaTATTATCAATAATAGTAAAATAAAACATTCGCACGAGTTGTAATCCCTTATTAGAAACTGCAACACGCGGATAGCTGTGAGGGATTCCGTATAAGCAGATGAACAGCGATGGACGCACGACTCATGTGAAGGGAAATTCATTACGTAATTGCATCGCACAAATCAAACAATACAGAAGAAGTACACAGCAAAGCGTAAACTGAATGCAGCGTGTACGTTCGTTGCAGCACAGTTCTCGCCGTTATACCTTAAGCGACCATGCAGATGACACCGGCATAACAAGTTTTGTTCTTATCCACTGCATGCGCACTGTAATTCTTATTTCTTGAAATCACACAGGAAAAATCAAGCACCAGAGTGGTGGTGGCTGTAAACTGTAGGCTAAATAGACGCAAGTAAGACGAACTGCACTGCATTGCACGCACAAATACTACGTGCGTTGCCAAACGCATCTAAACGGGCAAACCAACAAAACTTCAGCACACGTTTAGCCCATTTGTACACCGCACTCTGATAAGACGCATATGCACACGAGAAGAAGCATGGAATATTGTATACATAGTATACTCACTCGACGGGACAAGTCATCAACGTAAACGGACTGCATTGCAAGCACAGAGTTTGCAGACAAGACCCCTCTCTATCACTCTTGACACAATTCAAGCACAGTGAAGCGTAGTCAGTGCCACGCACTGCTTTGCTGACCGCTTTTGTGAGGAGGTGGCAGATTGGCTCTACACGCAACGATTCGAAGCGTGCGCCGAAATCGCTGGGACGCAACTGCACCCCCGCAGCAGCCTCACATGGTACTACACACAGCCCCGCTGCAGGGCTGCTTCGCTACGCTCTTTACGTAATTGCACTTCGGCTCGGggcaaaaaaaaatgagaaagaggcCGAGAATAAGTACAAATTTAAGGTCGTAGGTCGCGCTCGATAGCACGGAGACCGCTATTAATCCATCGGAAGTATGGGACGACCTATAAATGGACATCACGTGCCCAGAAAGCCATATACGAACCGCAACGGATTCCGAGCGGCAAAGAAGCGTGCCTCATGAGGTGAATTGAAGTGCACTCAGAGTAATCAACGGCCGAAAGAAGCAGTGTCGGACAGAGGGAGATGCGAGGGAGGAAAGGGGGAAGGGGAGCTGTTCGGAAAGTAGAAGGATTTGGCTGAGCGTGGCTTACGTAATGGATATTATGCAACTAAAAACTGTCACATCCCGCGTGGTCTCAAACCAGTTGCCTCGGTTTTGGCTCATTGACGAGAATAGGTGCACAGGTGATTATATAAAACGCTATGACACACTTAAAAGCAGGTGCCTTTATAGCAAGTGTTTTGGCACTGGCCAATTAAGCTTTCTCGCTGTAAACGTCCTGCCTTGAAGCATTAAACAAATTCAATAAACGGCTGTTCAGGTCAAAATAACTATCGTGTACACAATGAATGTTTATGAAAGAAAAGAAGCAGCAATCATTCAGACAAATAAGAAATACATCTTTTATGAGATGTCTTAAGACTAGAACATTGTTAGTATTAATGTAGCATCATTCCAAGTGACGTAGGAAGGCATCTGAAGCGTTatccagagttttttttttttttaagatgcgaAGCAACTTATGGTAGCGGCTTGTATCTTGTCCATCATCGTAGCCACACTAGTACTCGGAGCACCCACTAGATGGCTCTGCGGCAGAGCACTCGCTCCATTCCACCGCAAGTGAAGTGGAGGCAGCGCTCTACCGCAGACCCATATAGTGGTCGTATGAGTGGAGACCACTAGCGCttactcctctctctctctctctcactctctctctctctctctcacgcacacacacacacacacacacacacacacacacacacacacacacacacacacacacacacacacacacacacacacacagcatagTAGTATGAATGAAGACATGTGCGGCGGATGCGAGGGTTTCCAAAGCGTCTGTGTGCGCAACCGTGAACATCTACGGTGATGAATAAAAAGTAGCTCTGTTTAAGTCGACACATGGCTGCTTTGCATACTACTCAGGGTTCCCTTTacgagggggggagggggacttTTAAAAGCCAGAAAGAAACAGAGTTAGCATATGCGAAGTGCCCCAGTGGACATACTATACTCTTACAGCAAGGCTTGGTTTATGCATCGTCGGAAGAACACAATTGCAGAGCTGGTTACGTAAAGAGACAAAGCTCGTGAAATCAAAAGGCAACTTGTACCGGTTGTCGCTGCGTTGCATGCTCACTTTCAACGTGGCTCTCGCATTGACAACCAGCCCGAGTCTATGCGCCTCCCTGGGAATTCACCACCATTACATCTAATAAAACAACAAACTTACGGCGCTCCGATACATCATCTACAATTGGCGAACGCTCCATCATCGAGGCCCCATGCGCTAATACCTGCAAACTATATACAGATGCTGCTATCCTACAAGACGGCGGAATGACATCATTCCTGAGCACTACGCATACTTTTGTCAGAGGCAACCAGCGTTATCTATCTACGGAAGCCACTCCTCTTGTGATGGAGCTTCAAGCCATCCACGACGCAATCGAGGATGCCTCTAAGCTGCCCACAATTAAGCAGATTGACGTATACACTGATTCTTTGGGGGCTATTAAGGAGCTCAAGAAAGTACACAAGGCGAAGGAGATCTGCGAGGCGATtcgtaagctgaaccataatacagctacttgcgtaaaagtacattggattcaaggccatgctgcgaaaccacacaacattgctgctgaccagcaggcgcaCTGCCCTCCAGACATGAACTTTCCAGCCATTCCCCTTCCACCTCAGCCCCTAAACTTGCTCCGTACCCGTAAAAATGTTCTCCGGCAGGATACACGTGCTCTCAATCCACCGTGTGTCAGCTCTCTCCCCCCTCAACTTACTAGGGCGGAagaagttgtgcttaggaggcttcgggcaggAGTGGCCCTTACACCGACCGTTATATCGTCATGGAACTGGTCACATTtacgagttggtgatacgtgtccgtattgtcccactcctgcgatgcaagcagatgcataccaccttttatggacatgtaaagggttgcaaccagaacgctcccgtcacctcgctcaagccggccttcgctacagcgacacagccagtAACAACCACTGGATACGtgaaaacagattccacaagacactacttcacttcatacacaacaccggcctaacagcacacatttaacaaaaacattatgccttaaaggcaagtctttgtcacaataaaaaaaaactaatgtcgGTGAGCTTTTGTGAGACACGCAGCTTCTATACAATATACGGTCGCCAACACTTGAACGCGCGTGTTTGATTCCAGGtcatagtaataataataataataataataataataataataataataataataataataataataataataataattgtgatgtggagttttacgtcccacaACCGCAATATGgttttgagagatgccgtagttgaaggctccggaaattcggatcaTCTGGGACTCTGAcatcgtgcactgacatcgcacagcaaaCGGGCCTCTAGTATTTCGACTCCATCGAAATCATTCCTGGCCTCGGCGGCAGCGTTTCGCTGAGGGTGAAACGCAAAGAGTGCGCTTAGATTCGCGTGCACGCCGAAGACTCCAAGGGGTCGAAAGGAATACCGATTACCACTATGCCTCAGCCTCATAACCATATCATGGTTTGGAACGTAAAACTTGAGAAATCATCACTCTTGACAATGCGTGACCGGAAGCCAAACATAAAAGAGATGCACAAGCTCTTCTACAGACTACTTTACGAATGGGTTTCGACACCGTTAACCTCGTCATTTTGTATTCAGAGCAACTAAGCGAACAGTGCTCCAATATAAGGAAAACGGTCGGCTTGGAGTCACTTGGGGTTTCGGACACTTTTCAATGACCAATTTACCAGTTAAGAAGCCGTCGAAAATGCTTTGCCGGCATATAATAAGCTAATTGAAATAATTAttatattgccacgaggaattgttaaggcgcagtacaacgcagacgttgttaaaagaggaacgctgacggcatcgctacgactcatgaagcccgccggaaggcacgagccggcccagcctgtgcacgagctgctaccgagcagcggaaaagaagagaagaagaggacgacgagcgttcgctgctttctcccagctactgtgtagttcttttggctttgggcacaagttcgcccttattaaaccttgtaaataggacgtcccggttgtgaggttgttatatccgttacattttctggtggaggtgctgggtacatgattccgagccccacgcaagagcgaagtccaagcactgaccagccgcaaccagtggagcttacaccggtgcaccaacgagtcagccgccgtatccgaggagagttgccagaatttgggccactcccttctgtatcaagggcatcggtgacggagacaagcgccgccaccaccatgacgagccaagttacgccggcacaactcatcgtaagccaaccggtcatcccaaaggtgtttcatggtgacccatacgaggacgccgaagactggttagagcatttcgagagagtgggaaatctaaatcagtggaacgaggaaggcaagctgcgtaacgtctacattgcgttggaagactctgcacgagtgtggtacgaaaaccacgaggcatctctgacgtcgtggcaagagtttcggcggcagctactgagtacgttcgccaacagtgatcgccgggaaaaggcggaagcagctctccgcacacggattcaacgaacgaacgaaactgtcgcgatgtacatcgaagacatgtcccgccttttcaagcgagctgatcctggcatgacggaagacaagaaagtgcgccacctcatgcacggggtaaagcaagaattgttcgcgggactcatccgcaatccgccccgtactgttgctgagtttcggtcggaagcaacaaccatcgaaacgacgcttcagcagagagcccgacagtacaaccgcgacgtagccggtgcatccgcaggagtctactcagcaggcgtcgtggataatcttgacacattgcgcgagctcgtccggtctgttgtcagggaagaattaaggaaactgcagtcacctgatgtcacccccgagctgtctcttgctgaagttgtccgagacgaaattcgacaggccatgcgggagccgcggagtgatgtgccggcgacacgacgggcggtaacgtactccgaggtgctcaggcgacctactctgcactgttcgccgatcgagacacc is a genomic window containing:
- the LOC119172088 gene encoding beta-1,3-galactosyltransferase 1-like isoform X2, with amino-acid sequence MWSMRKRRFARFAAAGVAAITVLASLTHFASSATRIYDGRTVTARRRSFALPVSLPSQAVASSKQTQQQPRRTFTSSRVYSPPFEYLINQEGLCRGNGTDDHRHRIDYLFLISSAMGNVDRRNAIRGTWGRDVLAFTGNRVAFLLGAGNDSRLQSAIESEASVHGDLIQEAFLDSYRNVTLKSIMMLRWTTRFCPGARFVVKVDDDTYLNAGNFFAAMQSRSGDAIYGKLYQMSQPIRDLTNKWYVTADEYPGDMYPDYVGGSAYVIGGDVVDALYRATGHVRPFPIEDAYITGSCAESIGVRRVQVEGFNSLRIESVCEVKRAVTAHYTTAKEMVAFRDKLQRTEFVCQRLLFDFAYFCYCRKSSAVT
- the LOC119172088 gene encoding beta-1,3-galactosyltransferase 1-like isoform X1 translates to MSVYAGQGSHIEEHVGAFSMQPRSSVRRPERCSTPHDSAMWSMRKRRFARFAAAGVAAITVLASLTHFASSATRIYDGRTVTARRRSFALPVSLPSQAVASSKQTQQQPRRTFTSSRVYSPPFEYLINQEGLCRGNGTDDHRHRIDYLFLISSAMGNVDRRNAIRGTWGRDVLAFTGNRVAFLLGAGNDSRLQSAIESEASVHGDLIQEAFLDSYRNVTLKSIMMLRWTTRFCPGARFVVKVDDDTYLNAGNFFAAMQSRSGDAIYGKLYQMSQPIRDLTNKWYVTADEYPGDMYPDYVGGSAYVIGGDVVDALYRATGHVRPFPIEDAYITGSCAESIGVRRVQVEGFNSLRIESVCEVKRAVTAHYTTAKEMVAFRDKLQRTEFVCQRLLFDFAYFCYCRKSSAVT